The following proteins are co-located in the Dromiciops gliroides isolate mDroGli1 chromosome 2, mDroGli1.pri, whole genome shotgun sequence genome:
- the POLE4 gene encoding DNA polymerase epsilon subunit 4, producing the protein MAAAATVAVTTGPTSAPVAEEGPGGEAAQAATPPPQAPAASTGPRLSRLPLARVKALVKADPDVTLAGQEAIFILARAAELFVETIAKDAYFCAQQGKRKTLQRKDLDNAIEAVDEFAFLEGTLD; encoded by the exons ATGGCGGCGGCAGCCACGGTGGCTGTGACGACCGGCCCGACGTCTGCGCCAGTGGCGGAAGAGGGCCCCGGTGGAGAGGCAGCGCAGGCGGCCACCCCTCCGCCGCAGGCCCCGGCAGCGTCAACCGGGCCCCGCTTGTCGCGGTTGCCCTTGGCGCGGGTGAAGGCGCTGGTGAAGGCGGACCCAGACGTGACACTCGCGGGCCAGGAAGCCATCTTCATCCTGGCTCGAGCCGCGG AACTGTTTGTGGAGACAATTGCAAAAGATGCCTACTTCTGTGCCcaacaagggaaaaggaaaactcTCCAGAGGAAAGACCTGG ATAATGCAATAGAAGCTGTGGATGAATTTGCTTTTCTAGAAG GCACTTTGGACTGA